In one window of Helianthus annuus cultivar XRQ/B chromosome 17, HanXRQr2.0-SUNRISE, whole genome shotgun sequence DNA:
- the LOC110925534 gene encoding transcription factor MYB62, whose translation MGGSCKEGDFNEIRRGPWTLEEDNLLINYITCQGEGRWNSLAKSSGLKRTGKSCKQRWLNYLKPDIKREDLTPQEQLLVLELHCKWGNRWSKIASHFPDRTDNEIKNYWRTRVHKKARRLKIDPNSKRFVETVRRSWMPRLLEKVKQNSLVSSSSSSSSTPPPSPSTSTSSSRTST comes from the exons ATGGGTGGTTCTTGCAAGGAAGGGGATTTTAATGAGATAAGAAGAGGGCCATGGACACTTGAGGAAGACAATCTACTTATCAATTATATCACTTGTCAAGGTGAAGGACGATGGAACTCGTTGGCAAAATCTTCAG GATTAAAAAGAACCGGTAAAAGTTGCAAACAAAGATGGCTAAATTACTTAAAACCAGATATTAAGCGTGAAGATCTTACCCCTCAAGAACAACTTTTAGTTCTTGAACTCCATTGCAAGTGGGGTAACAG ATGGTCGAAAATTGCAAGCCACTTCCCAGATAGAACAGACAACGAGATTAAGAACTACTGGAGAACAAGGGTACATAAAAAGGCACGGCGCCTTAAGATAGATCCCAATAGCAAGAGGTTTGTGGAAACAGTTAGACGCTCATGGATGCCAAGGTTACTTGAAAAGGTTAAACAAAACTCTTTagtatcatcatcatcctcatcatcatcaacaccacCGCCATCACCATCAACATCCACATCGTCATCGCGAACTTCTACATGA
- the LOC110920920 gene encoding uncharacterized protein LOC110920920, giving the protein MEDQEKKKKKVMVAIDQSEYSRYALEWALENLHDSIANNHLLIFTVQPISDYSYLQASAYGATLKEMSGATGDDTASHLTKEMQEKISKAVGKALEASLPQLIDRLQTTISSVVEEKINELKESLMQERDKGKTKACPYNEFMACKPPIYNGEVDPIVCQRWISDIEGVFERTHCDETDFVAYGIGQLRGQARDWWDNLKKEQGIEATRTMTWEEFKVPFLRHHSPEAMINKIIEEFIQLRQKGESIDKITGVFLEKLRFCDELVQTEEQKIYYYNNMLSVEYREFMTPSKYGHLTEIINAAREREIELKRQIERGERRALDANPSPTKKQRPNETPKKGNTKGGSPQCKTCGKPHRGECYFKNKPCPTCGKVGHVASNCPGKVSVCYKCYKPGHKMSECPELIGNKETTDTKTEAPRSKARSFHITAAEAKVEPDVVSAPELIRNIQENQKKVALNLLDQAKDLCNKYGITAETMTEVGDPKELIYEAVEKLKVQLLVLGSSSRGFLKRAFLGSVSNHCVQNVKCPVLVVKKTV; this is encoded by the exons ATGGAGGAtcaagagaagaagaagaagaaagtaaTGGTGGCAATCGACCAGAGCGAATACAGCCGCTATGCTCTTGAGTGGGCCCTTGAGAACCTTCACGACTCCATTGCTAACAACCACCTCCTCATTTTCACCGTTCAACCCATCTCTGACTACAGCTATCTCCAAGCCTCTGCTTATGGCGCCACTC TTAAAGAAATGTCTGGTGCAACCGGAGATGATACGGCATCTCACCTAACTAAAGAGATGCAAGAAAAGATTTCCAAAGCAGTCGGAAAAGCTTTAGAAGCTAGTCTACCACAGCTTATCGATAGACTACAAACCACGATCTCATCGGTGGTAGAAGAGAAGATAAACGAACTGAAGGAGAGTCTCATGCAAGAAAGAGACAAGGGTAAAACGAAAGCATGCCCATATAATGAGTTTATGGCATGTAAACCCCCAATTTATAATGGCGAAGTTGATCCAATCGTTTGTCAACGATGGATTAGTGATATTGAAGGGGTTTTCGAGAGAACCCATTGTGATGAGACTGACTTCGTGGCTTACGGGATCGGTcaattaagaggtcaagcgaGAGATTGGTGGGACAATCTTAAAAAGGAACAAGGAATCGAGGCCACGAGAActatgacgtgggaggaattcaaaGTACCGTTCCTTAGACATCACAGCCCAGAAGCCATGATCAACAAGATCATAGAAGAGTTTATTCAGTTAAGGCAAAAGGGCGAGTCGATAGACAAGATTACGGGGGTGTTCTTAGAGAAGCTCAGATTCTGTGACGAGCTAGTTCAAACCGAGGAGCAAAAGATCTACTATTATAATAACATGTTAAGTGTGGAGTatcgggagtttatgactccctcGAAATACGGACATCTTACGGAAATCATAAATGCTGCACGAGAAAGGGAGATCGAGTTGAAGAGACAAATAGAAAGGGGTGAAAGAAGGGCATTGGATGcaaatccaagccctacaaagaagCAAAGGCCAAATGAGACTCCGAAGAAAGGAAACACCAAAGGGGGGTCACCTCAATGCAAGACATGTGGAAAACCTCATCGGGGTGAGTGCTATTTCAAGAATAAACCATGTCCTACGTGTGGGAAAGTGGGTCACGTGGCTTCTAATTGCCCCGGTAAAGTGTCGGTATGCTATAAATGCTACAAACCGGGACACAAAATGTCTGAGTGCCCAGAGTTGATTGGAAATAAAGAAACAACCGACACGAAGACCGAAGCCCCGAGATCAAAGGCAAGGTCCTTCCACATAACGGCGGCCGAGGCCAAAGTTGAACCCGATGTGGTTTCAG CTCCAGAGCTCATCAGAAATATTCAAGAAAATCAGAAGAAAGTTGCTCTTAATCTGTTGGACCAAGCCAAGGATCTCTGCAATAAATACGGG ATAACTGCGGAGACGATGACTGAAGTTGGGGATCCGAAAGAGCTCATCTATGAAGCGGTTGAAAAGTTAAAGGTCCAGCTTCTCGTGTTGGGTAGCAGTAGTCGTGGATTTCTGAAGAG